The proteins below are encoded in one region of Microbispora sp. NBC_01189:
- a CDS encoding PHP domain-containing protein, whose amino-acid sequence MSEGHPHPHPHPHPHSHSHSHSHDAGEMATVVDMDIPDEALSPGELSRRQMFRRAGLLGAGLTAASVLGAPGTAAATGAGREGGDGRDGREPKDGYLWLAGDHHIHTQYSSDAMYRVVDQVRHANAYGLDWMVITDHGSVTHAKIGVEKVNPDIVAARQVVRDTLVFQGLEWNIPAAEHGTVFVAPGRGEVDTLKEFENSFDGAVKGATASTPKNEALAVAGLNFLAEAVKRRRVPDALFLANHPARKGIDSPHEIRAWRDTAPEIAVGMEGAPGHQAAGIPKPNGPGSGRGYYDNSPSADSFPGYPAESYKTFGGFDWMTATVGGLWDSLLAEGRPWWITANSDSHTVHGDASDRGPNSDFDANGRYEDPVYKGVPNLANGDFWPGYYSRTHVGATSFAYGAVMDGIRRGRVWVDHGGLISGLVVRARARGNGGGVTLGDTLSVRPGTKVEVSIQITLANRPNWAQFIPTLARVDVIQGDVTGPVSDKDVFTTPKTKVVTSYEVGKNSGTVTFTYQVGAVDHPVYVRLRGTDGNRVAPGLLGPSVDPHGPAMDVLGDADPWKDLWFYSNPVWIVPRR is encoded by the coding sequence ATGAGCGAGGGGCACCCCCACCCGCACCCGCACCCCCATCCCCACAGCCACAGCCACAGCCACAGCCACGACGCCGGGGAGATGGCGACGGTCGTGGACATGGACATTCCCGACGAGGCGCTTTCGCCGGGTGAGCTCTCGCGCCGTCAGATGTTCCGGCGGGCCGGGCTGCTCGGCGCCGGCCTGACCGCCGCGAGCGTGCTCGGCGCTCCCGGCACGGCCGCCGCGACCGGCGCCGGCCGGGAAGGCGGGGACGGCCGGGACGGCCGCGAGCCGAAGGACGGCTACCTGTGGCTCGCGGGTGACCACCACATCCACACGCAGTACAGCTCCGACGCCATGTACCGCGTCGTCGACCAGGTGCGGCACGCCAACGCGTACGGGCTCGACTGGATGGTCATCACCGACCACGGCAGCGTCACCCACGCCAAGATCGGCGTGGAGAAGGTCAACCCCGACATCGTCGCGGCGCGTCAGGTGGTCAGGGACACCCTCGTCTTCCAGGGCCTGGAGTGGAACATCCCGGCCGCCGAGCACGGCACGGTGTTCGTCGCCCCCGGGCGTGGCGAGGTGGACACCCTGAAGGAGTTCGAGAACTCCTTCGACGGCGCGGTGAAGGGCGCCACGGCGAGCACACCGAAGAACGAGGCTCTCGCCGTCGCAGGGCTGAACTTCCTGGCCGAGGCCGTGAAGCGCCGCCGCGTCCCGGACGCGCTGTTCCTGGCCAACCACCCCGCGCGCAAGGGCATCGACTCGCCGCACGAGATCCGCGCCTGGCGTGACACGGCGCCGGAGATCGCGGTCGGCATGGAGGGCGCGCCGGGTCACCAGGCCGCCGGCATCCCCAAGCCCAACGGGCCCGGCTCCGGGCGGGGCTACTACGACAACAGCCCGAGCGCCGACTCCTTCCCCGGCTATCCGGCGGAGAGCTACAAGACCTTCGGCGGCTTCGACTGGATGACCGCGACCGTCGGCGGCCTGTGGGACAGCCTGCTCGCCGAGGGCAGGCCGTGGTGGATCACCGCCAACTCCGACTCGCACACCGTTCACGGCGACGCCAGCGACCGCGGGCCGAACAGCGACTTCGATGCCAACGGCCGGTACGAGGACCCGGTCTACAAGGGCGTGCCGAACCTGGCCAACGGCGACTTCTGGCCCGGCTACTACAGCCGCACCCACGTCGGCGCGACCTCCTTCGCGTACGGCGCGGTCATGGACGGCATCCGCCGGGGCCGCGTCTGGGTGGACCACGGCGGCCTGATCAGCGGCCTGGTCGTCCGCGCCCGGGCACGAGGCAACGGCGGCGGCGTCACGCTCGGCGACACCCTGTCCGTCCGCCCCGGCACCAAGGTCGAGGTGTCCATCCAGATCACGCTGGCGAACCGGCCCAACTGGGCGCAGTTCATCCCCACGCTGGCCCGGGTGGACGTCATCCAGGGCGACGTGACCGGCCCGGTCTCCGACAAGGACGTCTTCACCACCCCGAAGACCAAGGTCGTCACGTCGTACGAGGTCGGAAAGAACAGCGGAACCGTCACCTTCACCTATCAGGTGGGGGCCGTCGACCACCCGGTCTACGTGCGGCTCCGTGGCACCGACGGCAACCGCGTCGCCCCCGGCCTGCTCGGCCCGTCGGTGGACCCGCACGGCCCGGCGATGGACGTGCTCGGCGACGCCGACCCCTGGAAGGACCTGTGGTTCTACAGCAACCCCGTCTGGATCGTGCCGCGCCGATGA
- a CDS encoding aminoglycoside 3'-phosphotransferase: protein MSRPPIASVPAGPVDVPRVVAELADGDAVTPVWRNEVGGLTFRLGGTGDADTGDADTRYVKWAAAGTPGIDLAGEAERLAWARQWITVPRVLAYGSDADGAWLATAALPGRSAVDPRWTADPATAAAAIGRGLRLLHDALPVARCPYDWGVDLRLRRAGVRLAHPPAPDRLVVCHGDACAPNTLLHDDGTFAGHVDLGSLGVADRWADLAVAAWSTEWNYGPGHDGEVYDAYGVAPDPERIAYYRLLWDLT, encoded by the coding sequence GTGAGCCGTCCCCCGATCGCGTCCGTTCCGGCCGGGCCCGTCGACGTGCCGCGCGTCGTGGCCGAACTCGCCGACGGCGACGCCGTCACCCCTGTCTGGCGCAACGAGGTCGGCGGCCTCACGTTCCGGCTCGGCGGCACAGGCGACGCTGACACAGGCGACGCTGACACGAGGTACGTGAAGTGGGCCGCCGCCGGCACACCCGGGATCGACCTGGCCGGCGAGGCGGAACGACTGGCCTGGGCGCGACAGTGGATCACCGTGCCCAGGGTGCTCGCGTACGGATCGGACGCGGACGGCGCCTGGCTCGCCACCGCCGCGCTCCCCGGCCGTTCGGCGGTGGATCCGCGCTGGACCGCCGACCCCGCCACCGCCGCGGCCGCGATCGGCCGGGGCCTGCGACTGCTGCACGACGCGCTGCCGGTGGCGCGGTGCCCGTACGACTGGGGAGTCGATCTCCGGCTCCGGCGGGCCGGCGTGCGTCTCGCCCACCCGCCCGCTCCCGACCGGCTCGTCGTCTGTCACGGGGACGCCTGCGCCCCCAACACCCTCCTGCACGACGACGGGACGTTCGCCGGGCACGTCGACCTCGGCTCGCTGGGCGTGGCCGACCGGTGGGCCGACCTCGCGGTCGCCGCCTGGAGCACCGAGTGGAACTACGGCCCGGGCCACGACGGCGAGGTGTACGACGCGTACGGCGTCGCCCCCGATCCGGAGCGCATCGCCTACTACCGCCTGCTGTGGGACCTCACCTGA
- a CDS encoding ThuA domain-containing protein yields the protein MTVHRHRALSHLAAAMSLAVALPVPLTLASPAMASVTQAGAASAAAPDFKVLVFSKTTGFRHDSIPEGIAAVQKLGQENNFAVDATEDSAAFTDANLAQYQAVVFMSTTGDPVSTQDQKDAFQRYIQKGGGYVGVHAAADSGYSWDWYGKLVGAYFKQHPAIQQATVKVEDPAHPSTAGLPTTWTRTDEWYDYRSNPRNTVHVLTSLDEKSYSGGTMGADHPNTWCQDFDGGRSWYTGLGHLKENYSEANFLKLLLGGIKTASGAVKADCSASQSSSYDKVELDGDTSNPMMLDIAKDGRVFYIDRLGDVKVIKPNGGTVQAAHLNVFTANESGLLGMALDPAFATNKWIYLFYSPTGSENVDRLSRFTVTGDTLDLASEKKILDVPVQRAECCHHGGGLVMDPKTGNLWLGTGDNTNPFASDGFAPIDEQSGRSSWDAQRSSANTNSLSGKLLRIHPEPDGTYTVPAGNLFAPGTDKTKPEIYGMGFRNPFRIGVDPKTGNIMLGEYGPDSNSSSATRGPQNTVEWNLISKPGNYGWPYCIGNNSPYIDYNFATKQSGAAFNCAAPVNDSPNNTGLTNLPPVIPATVWYHYASDPNNFPELSGGAPMGGPVYRFDENVKSDIKWPAYWDGKAMFGEWNNNAMWSFQLNEDGTKLVEMNRILQTLSFKKPMDMKFGPDGALYLIEWGSGFGGDNADSGVYRIDYIKGNRPPVARASADKTDGPTPLTVKFSSDGSKDPDGKAITYAWDLDGDGKTDSTEANPTYTYTKAGEYSAVLTITNAEGRTATASVTVNAGNTKPVVTVELPPNGAFFEFGDQVKFKVTVTDAEDGTIDCAKVQIQSILGHDTHGHPLDQTTGCEGVVQTAMAGHGEYDNLFYVIEASYTDKGAGSAKPLTGRGQVILQPKRKQAEHFSATGRVTGGVGTDAAGVQTEDTTDTAGGNKNIGFVQDGDWWSFDPINLTDITAIRLRASSAGAGGTVQIRQGNPDNGTLVGSVDIAPTGGWQTFKDVTVNLTNPPTTSGPLYFVVRKPASAADDAYLLNFNWVDFVGKGATENQRPTVSVAANATTGIAPLKVDFTSTASDPEGDPITYKWDFGVNGAPQPTTANASYTYTAPGTYTATVTVTDAKGAASSAQVQIKVNAPATACFTGRSDDFLGNQLDRDRWSVIRENQDLRVADGKLIIPTSQTDIYSAGGNTPNIVVQPAPSGAWTATAKLTLKALTTYQQAGLVIYGDDDNYAKMVLEARGTDDHAARIFQFIREDKGSPNEVNDSNTANLGDAYPDTVYVRFISDGTNITAHYSADGTTFTAMPETKPLAGISNPKIGLISLAGANNPVTDAAFDWFHITPDDKAAAADPNDEFEGTALDLCRWNANVRYDATAARVNGGQLQLDTTTGDIYGTDNTGPKNFILQTAPSGDWTLETKVDASALTEQYQQGGLIVYGDDDNYVKFDYVMDNAAGSALARRLELRSEVGGVVQDPQPQVTDLTTGVWWLRLKKVGDSFTGAYSSDGTTWTDLTTGGTITAVKNSAVANTSKVGLFTIGTAQAASKTVKFDYFKLSSASTSKVKLTVTAAPRCIGSTAYLAVTAVNAGDVPATVKLETPFGSQTVTDVAPGKQAYQSFNTRTTQFAAGKATVTGTATIGGKQVTTSYDAAYPAASCG from the coding sequence TTGACAGTTCACAGGCATCGCGCCCTGAGCCATCTGGCCGCGGCGATGTCCCTCGCAGTGGCTCTCCCCGTCCCCTTGACGCTCGCGTCACCCGCCATGGCGTCGGTGACCCAGGCCGGCGCCGCCAGTGCCGCGGCCCCTGACTTCAAGGTGCTCGTCTTCTCGAAGACGACCGGGTTCCGGCACGACTCGATCCCCGAGGGGATCGCGGCGGTGCAGAAACTCGGCCAGGAGAACAACTTCGCGGTCGACGCGACCGAGGACAGCGCGGCGTTCACCGACGCGAACCTCGCGCAGTACCAGGCCGTCGTCTTCATGTCCACGACCGGTGACCCGGTCAGCACGCAGGACCAGAAGGACGCCTTCCAGCGCTACATCCAGAAGGGCGGCGGCTACGTCGGCGTCCACGCCGCGGCCGACAGCGGTTACAGCTGGGACTGGTACGGCAAGCTGGTGGGTGCGTACTTCAAGCAGCACCCGGCCATCCAGCAGGCCACGGTGAAGGTCGAGGACCCGGCGCACCCGTCGACCGCGGGCCTGCCGACGACCTGGACCCGTACCGACGAGTGGTACGACTACCGGTCCAACCCGCGTAACACGGTCCACGTGCTGACGTCGCTGGACGAGAAGTCCTACAGCGGCGGCACGATGGGCGCCGACCACCCCAACACGTGGTGTCAGGACTTCGACGGTGGCCGCTCGTGGTACACCGGCCTGGGCCACCTGAAGGAGAACTACAGCGAGGCGAACTTCCTCAAGCTGCTCCTGGGTGGCATCAAGACCGCCTCGGGCGCCGTCAAGGCCGACTGCTCGGCCTCGCAGAGCAGCAGCTACGACAAGGTGGAGTTGGACGGCGACACGTCCAACCCGATGATGCTGGACATCGCCAAGGACGGCCGGGTCTTCTACATCGACCGACTGGGCGACGTCAAGGTCATCAAGCCCAATGGTGGCACGGTTCAGGCCGCTCACCTCAACGTGTTCACCGCCAACGAGAGCGGTCTGCTCGGCATGGCGCTGGACCCCGCCTTCGCCACCAACAAGTGGATCTACCTCTTCTACTCGCCCACGGGCTCGGAGAACGTCGACCGGCTGAGCCGGTTCACCGTCACCGGGGACACCCTGGACCTGGCGAGTGAGAAGAAGATCCTCGACGTGCCGGTGCAGCGCGCCGAGTGCTGCCACCACGGCGGCGGCCTGGTGATGGACCCCAAGACCGGCAACCTCTGGCTGGGCACGGGCGACAACACCAACCCCTTCGCCTCCGACGGCTTCGCGCCGATCGACGAGCAGTCGGGCCGGTCCAGCTGGGACGCCCAGCGCTCCTCGGCCAACACCAACAGCCTGAGCGGCAAGCTGCTGCGCATCCACCCCGAGCCGGACGGCACCTACACCGTCCCGGCGGGCAACCTCTTCGCCCCGGGCACGGACAAGACCAAGCCGGAGATCTACGGCATGGGCTTCCGCAACCCGTTCCGGATCGGCGTGGACCCCAAGACCGGCAACATCATGCTGGGTGAGTACGGCCCCGACTCCAACTCCTCCAGCGCCACGCGTGGCCCGCAGAACACGGTGGAGTGGAACCTCATCTCCAAGCCGGGCAACTACGGCTGGCCGTACTGCATCGGCAACAACTCGCCCTACATCGACTACAACTTCGCCACGAAGCAGTCGGGTGCGGCGTTCAACTGCGCGGCTCCGGTCAACGACTCGCCGAACAACACCGGCCTGACCAACCTGCCGCCGGTGATCCCGGCCACGGTCTGGTACCACTACGCCTCCGACCCCAACAACTTCCCGGAGCTGAGCGGCGGCGCCCCGATGGGCGGCCCGGTCTACCGCTTCGACGAGAACGTGAAGTCGGACATCAAGTGGCCGGCGTACTGGGACGGCAAGGCCATGTTCGGCGAGTGGAACAACAACGCCATGTGGTCGTTCCAGCTCAACGAGGACGGCACCAAGCTCGTCGAGATGAACCGGATCCTTCAGACCCTGAGCTTCAAGAAGCCCATGGACATGAAGTTCGGTCCCGACGGCGCCCTGTACCTGATCGAGTGGGGCTCGGGCTTCGGCGGCGACAACGCCGACTCCGGCGTCTACCGCATCGACTACATCAAGGGCAACCGCCCGCCGGTGGCGCGCGCCAGCGCCGACAAGACCGACGGCCCGACGCCGCTGACCGTCAAGTTCAGCAGCGACGGCTCGAAGGACCCCGATGGCAAGGCCATCACCTACGCCTGGGACCTCGACGGTGACGGAAAGACCGACTCCACCGAGGCCAACCCCACCTACACCTACACGAAGGCCGGCGAGTACAGCGCCGTCCTGACGATCACCAACGCCGAGGGCAGGACCGCGACCGCCAGCGTGACGGTCAACGCGGGCAACACCAAGCCCGTGGTCACGGTCGAACTCCCGCCGAACGGCGCGTTCTTCGAGTTCGGCGACCAGGTGAAGTTCAAGGTCACCGTCACCGACGCCGAGGACGGCACGATCGACTGCGCCAAGGTGCAGATCCAGTCCATCCTGGGTCACGACACCCACGGTCACCCGCTCGACCAGACGACCGGCTGCGAGGGCGTGGTCCAGACCGCCATGGCGGGCCACGGTGAGTACGACAACCTGTTCTACGTGATCGAGGCCAGCTACACCGACAAGGGCGCCGGGTCGGCCAAGCCACTCACCGGGCGGGGTCAGGTCATCCTGCAGCCCAAGCGCAAGCAGGCCGAGCACTTCAGCGCCACCGGCCGCGTCACCGGCGGCGTGGGCACCGACGCCGCGGGCGTGCAGACCGAGGACACGACCGACACCGCGGGCGGCAACAAGAACATCGGGTTCGTCCAGGACGGCGACTGGTGGTCGTTCGACCCGATCAACCTGACCGACATCACCGCGATCCGTCTCCGCGCCTCCTCGGCCGGCGCCGGCGGCACCGTGCAGATCCGGCAGGGCAACCCCGACAACGGCACGCTCGTCGGTTCGGTGGACATCGCGCCCACCGGCGGCTGGCAGACGTTCAAGGACGTGACGGTCAACCTGACCAACCCGCCGACGACCAGTGGCCCGCTGTACTTCGTCGTGCGCAAGCCGGCGAGCGCGGCGGACGACGCCTACCTGCTCAACTTCAACTGGGTCGACTTCGTCGGCAAGGGCGCCACGGAGAACCAGCGCCCGACCGTGTCGGTGGCCGCCAACGCGACCACGGGCATCGCGCCGCTGAAGGTCGACTTCACCAGCACCGCCAGCGACCCCGAGGGTGACCCGATCACCTACAAGTGGGACTTCGGGGTGAACGGCGCGCCGCAGCCGACCACGGCCAACGCGAGCTACACCTACACCGCCCCGGGCACCTACACCGCCACGGTGACGGTGACCGACGCCAAGGGCGCCGCGAGCAGCGCCCAGGTGCAGATCAAGGTGAACGCGCCGGCCACGGCGTGCTTCACCGGCCGTTCCGACGACTTCCTGGGCAACCAGCTCGACCGTGACCGCTGGTCGGTCATCCGGGAGAACCAGGACCTGCGGGTCGCCGACGGCAAGCTGATCATCCCGACGTCGCAGACCGACATCTACAGCGCGGGCGGCAACACGCCGAACATCGTCGTGCAGCCGGCTCCGTCGGGCGCCTGGACGGCCACCGCCAAGCTCACGCTGAAGGCACTCACGACCTACCAGCAGGCCGGCCTGGTCATCTACGGCGACGACGACAACTACGCCAAGATGGTGCTGGAGGCACGGGGCACCGACGACCACGCGGCCCGCATCTTCCAGTTCATCCGGGAGGACAAGGGCAGCCCGAACGAGGTGAACGACAGCAACACCGCCAACCTCGGGGACGCCTACCCCGACACGGTGTACGTGCGGTTCATCAGCGACGGCACCAACATCACCGCGCACTACTCGGCCGACGGCACCACCTTCACGGCGATGCCGGAGACCAAGCCGCTCGCCGGGATCTCCAACCCGAAGATCGGCCTGATCTCGCTGGCCGGGGCGAACAACCCGGTGACGGACGCGGCCTTCGACTGGTTCCACATCACGCCCGACGACAAGGCCGCGGCCGCGGACCCCAACGACGAGTTCGAGGGCACCGCGCTCGACCTCTGCCGCTGGAACGCCAACGTGCGCTACGACGCGACGGCGGCACGGGTCAACGGTGGTCAGCTCCAGCTCGACACGACCACGGGTGACATCTACGGGACCGACAACACCGGCCCGAAGAACTTCATCCTGCAGACGGCGCCGAGTGGTGACTGGACGCTGGAGACCAAGGTCGACGCCTCGGCTCTCACCGAGCAGTACCAGCAGGGCGGCCTGATCGTCTACGGCGACGACGACAACTACGTGAAGTTCGACTACGTCATGGACAACGCCGCGGGCTCCGCGTTGGCCCGGCGACTCGAACTGCGCAGCGAGGTCGGCGGCGTCGTGCAGGACCCGCAGCCGCAGGTCACGGACCTGACCACCGGGGTGTGGTGGCTGCGCCTGAAGAAGGTGGGCGACAGCTTCACCGGCGCCTACTCCTCCGACGGCACCACCTGGACCGACCTGACCACCGGCGGCACGATCACCGCGGTGAAGAACAGCGCCGTGGCCAACACGTCGAAGGTCGGCCTGTTCACCATCGGCACCGCCCAGGCGGCGTCCAAGACGGTCAAGTTCGACTACTTCAAGCTGTCCTCGGCGTCCACGTCGAAGGTCAAGCTGACCGTCACCGCGGCCCCCCGCTGCATCGGCAGCACGGCGTACCTGGCGGTCACCGCCGTCAACGCCGGCGACGTGCCGGCGACGGTGAAGCTGGAGACCCCGTTCGGTTCGCAGACCGTGACCGACGTGGCTCCGGGCAAGCAGGCCTACCAGTCCTTCAACACCCGGACCACCCAGTTCGCCGCCGGCAAGGCCACGGTGACCGGCACCGCCACCATCGGCGGCAAGCAGGTCACCACGTCCTACGACGCGGCATACCCCGCGGCCAGCTGCGGCTGA
- a CDS encoding FadR/GntR family transcriptional regulator, whose protein sequence is MAVTDAAIDRIKQMIISGELRPGDRLPKEADLAERLGLSRNSLREAVRALALINVLDVRQGDGTYVTSLQPNLLLDAMSFVVDFHRDDTVLQFLEVRRILEPAATAMAALHMSDEDVEALREVLSGVPDEPSVEELVANDLRFHQHIAAGSGNAVLCSLIESLSGPTTRARIWRGLTQEGANEKTREQHAAICDAIAARQPEVARAWATVHVAGVEEWLRSAL, encoded by the coding sequence GTGGCGGTGACGGACGCGGCGATCGACCGGATCAAGCAGATGATCATTTCGGGTGAGCTGCGCCCCGGGGACCGGTTGCCGAAGGAGGCCGACCTGGCCGAACGGCTCGGCCTGTCCCGCAACTCCCTGCGGGAGGCCGTGCGCGCGCTCGCACTGATCAACGTGCTCGACGTACGGCAGGGCGACGGCACCTACGTCACGAGCCTCCAGCCCAACCTGCTGCTCGACGCGATGTCGTTCGTCGTGGACTTCCATCGCGACGACACCGTGCTGCAGTTCCTGGAGGTGCGGCGCATCCTGGAGCCGGCCGCCACCGCCATGGCCGCGCTGCACATGTCGGACGAGGACGTCGAGGCGCTCCGCGAGGTTCTGAGCGGAGTGCCCGACGAGCCGAGCGTGGAGGAGCTCGTCGCCAACGACCTGCGCTTCCACCAGCACATCGCGGCGGGGTCGGGCAACGCGGTGCTGTGCTCGCTCATCGAGAGCCTGTCCGGGCCGACGACCCGGGCGCGCATCTGGCGCGGCCTCACCCAGGAGGGCGCCAACGAGAAGACGCGGGAGCAGCACGCCGCCATCTGTGACGCGATCGCCGCCCGGCAGCCGGAGGTCGCGAGGGCATGGGCCACGGTCCACGTGGCCGGAGTGGAGGAGTGGCTCCGCAGCGCCCTGTGA
- a CDS encoding family 43 glycosylhydrolase, translated as MPPIRHRRWLAAAMAAALGALGVATAGTAQAAAGCQVTYTVTSSWPGGFGADVKVTNLGDPINGWKLTWSFTAGQTITQLWNGTHTQSGAQVTVSDAGYNASIPTGGSTSFGFNGGLSGSANPVPTNFAVNGTACTGTVTSSPSPSASPSPSASPSPSASPSPSPSPSPSPSPSPSQSPSPSPSATPSGPWPPSSTYSNPVLWDDLADIDIIRVGDTYYYSASTMHYSPGAPVLRSYDLVHWEYAGHSVPTLDFGSKYDLNGGRGYVNGIWASFLNYRPSNKTFYWGGCIDFNKTYIYTATSVEGPWNRHTTINKCYYDAGLLVDDNDTMYVAYGNTQISVAQLSADGKSEVRSQQVFSTPSSVGTLEGSRMYKRNGNYYIFVTKPANGQYILKSTNGPFGPYEMRQVLLNMSGPVSGGGVPHQGGLVQTQNGAWYYMAFQDAYPGGRIPVLAPVTWTSDGWPTITTVNGGWGASYPYPNVPRPPRQVKSPGGTDTFTGSQLGPEWEWNHNPDTTRFSVGNGLRLQTATVTSDLYSARNTLTHRILGPSSTATIQLDYSQMRDGDRAGLAMLRDSSAWIGVRRDNGQTRLVATNNLTMNGSWQTTSTGTEVASTAVSGGRIWLRVNADIRPGTGRQAKFSYSTDGVNFTSFGPAFTMGNAWQFFMGYRFGIFNYATQSLGGSVTVNRFDLTQP; from the coding sequence GTGCCCCCCATCCGACATCGGCGCTGGCTCGCGGCCGCGATGGCCGCCGCGCTCGGCGCTCTCGGAGTCGCGACCGCAGGCACGGCCCAGGCCGCCGCTGGTTGCCAGGTCACCTACACGGTGACCAGTTCGTGGCCCGGCGGCTTCGGCGCCGACGTGAAGGTGACCAACCTGGGCGACCCGATCAACGGCTGGAAGCTGACCTGGTCGTTCACCGCCGGCCAGACCATCACCCAGCTGTGGAACGGCACCCACACCCAGTCGGGCGCGCAGGTCACGGTGAGCGACGCGGGTTACAACGCGTCCATCCCGACCGGCGGCAGCACGAGCTTCGGCTTCAACGGCGGGCTGAGCGGTTCGGCCAACCCGGTGCCGACGAACTTCGCCGTCAACGGCACCGCCTGCACCGGCACCGTGACCAGCAGCCCCTCCCCCAGTGCGTCGCCGAGCCCCAGCGCCAGCCCGTCGCCGAGCGCCTCGCCGAGCCCTTCCCCGAGCCCGTCGCCCAGCCCTTCCCCGAGCCCGTCGCAGAGCCCGTCGCCCAGCCCCTCGGCGACGCCGAGCGGGCCGTGGCCCCCGTCGTCGACGTACTCCAACCCGGTGCTGTGGGACGACCTCGCCGACATCGACATCATCCGGGTCGGCGACACCTACTACTACTCCGCCTCCACGATGCACTACTCGCCCGGCGCGCCGGTCCTGCGCTCCTACGACCTGGTCCACTGGGAGTACGCCGGCCACTCGGTGCCCACGCTCGACTTCGGCAGCAAGTACGACCTCAACGGCGGCCGCGGCTACGTCAACGGCATCTGGGCGTCGTTCCTGAACTACCGGCCCAGCAACAAGACCTTCTACTGGGGCGGCTGCATCGACTTCAACAAGACCTACATCTACACCGCCACCTCCGTCGAAGGCCCGTGGAACCGGCACACCACGATCAACAAGTGCTACTACGACGCCGGCCTGCTCGTCGACGACAACGACACGATGTACGTCGCCTACGGAAACACGCAGATCAGCGTCGCCCAGCTGTCGGCCGACGGCAAGAGCGAGGTCCGCAGCCAGCAGGTGTTCTCCACCCCCTCCAGCGTCGGCACGCTGGAAGGCTCGCGGATGTACAAGCGCAACGGGAACTACTACATCTTCGTCACCAAGCCCGCCAACGGGCAGTACATCCTGAAGTCCACCAACGGGCCCTTCGGCCCGTACGAGATGCGCCAGGTCCTGCTGAACATGTCCGGCCCGGTCTCCGGCGGCGGTGTGCCGCACCAGGGCGGGCTGGTGCAGACCCAGAACGGCGCCTGGTACTACATGGCCTTCCAGGACGCCTACCCTGGCGGCCGGATCCCCGTCCTGGCCCCGGTCACCTGGACCTCTGACGGCTGGCCCACCATCACGACCGTCAACGGCGGCTGGGGCGCGTCCTACCCCTACCCGAACGTGCCGCGTCCGCCTCGTCAGGTGAAGTCCCCGGGCGGGACCGACACCTTCACCGGGTCGCAGCTCGGGCCGGAGTGGGAGTGGAACCACAACCCCGACACCACCAGGTTCAGCGTCGGCAACGGGCTGCGGCTGCAGACCGCCACCGTGACCAGCGACCTGTACTCCGCCCGCAACACCCTCACCCACCGCATCCTCGGTCCGTCGTCCACGGCGACGATCCAGCTGGACTACTCCCAGATGCGCGACGGCGACCGGGCGGGACTGGCGATGCTGCGCGACTCCTCGGCCTGGATCGGCGTCCGGCGCGACAACGGGCAGACCCGGCTGGTCGCGACCAACAACCTGACCATGAACGGCAGCTGGCAGACCACCTCCACCGGAACCGAGGTGGCCTCCACCGCCGTGTCCGGCGGCCGGATCTGGCTGCGCGTCAACGCCGACATCCGGCCCGGCACCGGCCGCCAGGCCAAGTTCTCCTACAGCACCGACGGGGTGAACTTCACCTCCTTCGGCCCCGCCTTCACGATGGGCAACGCCTGGCAGTTCTTCATGGGCTACCGCTTCGGCATCTTCAACTACGCCACCCAGTCCCTGGGCGGCTCGGTCACCGTCAACCGGTTCGACCTGACGCAACCCTGA